TTTGTAGggtgtgtgaggaattcctcGCTGGTTTTGCCTTCAATCTTCCTTCTTCTTCTGTGCACTTCCGTCTTCTGCTCTTTTGCCATTCTCTCTTCCGTCTGCTATTACGGCACTGTTTTGGcacttttctttttttctgtACGCTTCTGCCCCCTTTTATTCTTTTTAATGGGCCTTCTCTCTGTATTCTTTTTAAGCCCATCTCCAATTAAACCTTGTAGATAATAAaattgtatattttattttcaaagattagactccatctttatcaataaattcaataatatcgagataataaaataaaaatattttatttcttttcttttgaagtctggtaaatttattttattttcaaatttaatcatttttcatcttttatttaaatctaCAATAACTGAttcaattaagcacataattagaGATAAAAAATCTGGATAAACACgaataaaatccataaatctcTATAACACTTGGGCTTATCATCTACCCCCTATACAACCACAAAAAGTGCCAACAAAAACACCAGCACCTGAACAAGCCCGATACCGGGCTCTGACGAAAATCCACTGTTTACCGGATTTGTTGTTCGGATCATGATTTTGAACTTGCAAGTTCCAACCGAAGGATCACTCGTTGTGACCACTGAAAGATTTGGAAACTGGCAGGTGCTATCGAGCTGATTATTCCGCTGGTAGTAACTGTTAAAAGCATATGAAGCGTTACCTGGAGCATTCAAATTTGAGCAAGATGTTTCATACCCAAGACTCGTGCAGTCAGCATTCGCACAAGCGTAGCTCACACTTGGGCCTAACTGGGGGTCTTCAGGGTTGGCAGATGGTGATAAAACGCACCACCGTCGGTTCAGATACCCAACGTTGCTAGCTGGTACTAGCCCGTTATTGTTTGAACCAAGGCTAAGGTTGTACTTCAGGTTGCCATCGTAGTTAAAGATTCCCCAATGTCGTTCGAAATTACCGGGTTGAATGCTCTTGGCATCCTCATCAATAAAGCTAAACAAGTAGACATCCAGAGGACCAGGTTTCATTGGAGTACCTGTATTCATATGAGACAAGAATCCTTGGTTGAATCTTTGAGCGTTTACAATGTTAGCGTTTCTGTCCCCGTCAGTAGGCCATCCAATTTCTCCGACGACAATTGTCAAGTTTCCGTATCCGGTACCCTGCAAGGCCCATACTAAGGTATCATAATTCGCATCGAATACATTCGTGTAGATTCTCCCGTTGTCATTTATTGGTGAAGAGTACCCATCGAAAAAGGCATAATCGATGGGAAAGTTCGGATCATTGTAAAGACTTATGAAAGGGTAGATGTTTATGGTGAATATGCCCCCATTAAGACTCAAGAAACTAACAATCTGCACCATGAGATCGTGAATTTCTGGTCGGAAGTTACCAGTGGAAGGATTTTCAGTCGAGCTCTGGTACACATTGGCGTTGAATGGAATTGTGACGCGGACTCTACTACCAAGACCGGCTTTAATAAGGGCCGCTTGAATATTCCTGAGAGCGGGAAAAGTTACGCCAACGAAAGTCCCGTTAAGTGTAGGCAGGAATGGTTCATTCCCTACCGCAACGTACCTTGTAAAGGGAAAGACTTTAATCAGTGAAAAGTAAAACAAGAATTCAAGACACTGTCTGATTTATACGAGCCCATGGATCTGAGTTTTGGATTGAATCAATATTACAGGGCATCCACATTTTGAAAGGTCAATCAACATCTATATTTTTCTTGTCAAGCGGATAAGAAAGCAGGACTCGGAAATTTCAAAGATTTTCAAGCCTACCTTTTCTAGGCAAACGGACAAAGAATATGATCCATGTATGGCAAAGAATCATCCCACGAGCTTTTTGGGCAAGTAAGGGATAATTCGGCTAAAAAGAGGAAAAACAGACAACTGTTTTCACCTACAAAACAAGTAATTTTCATGATGGAATTTTTTGATGGAATTTCACTATAAGAAAGAACCTAATTTTAACAATCTTGAACATATTgataaaacagaaatatcaagAAAAATAGCTTGCTATACAGCACAAGAACACCTATAGTTCATCTGGATTCAACCAAATATAACCAAAGTTCTTCAATCCGTCAATAGCCAGGAAT
The Primulina tabacum isolate GXHZ01 chromosome 9, ASM2559414v2, whole genome shotgun sequence DNA segment above includes these coding regions:
- the LOC142555572 gene encoding glucan endo-1,3-beta-glucosidase 5 — translated: MGILGMNQVLALAVFKVLFSINSVHGIGVNWGTQSSHLLPPQTVVKLLRDNGIQKLKLFDAESNVLKALSGSGIEVMVGIPNEMLSSLANSMDAAERWVEKNVSTFVSSNGVDIRYVAVGNEPFLPTLNGTFVGVTFPALRNIQAALIKAGLGSRVRVTIPFNANVYQSSTENPSTGNFRPEIHDLMVQIVSFLSLNGGIFTINIYPFISLYNDPNFPIDYAFFDGYSSPINDNGRIYTNVFDANYDTLVWALQGTGYGNLTIVVGEIGWPTDGDRNANIVNAQRFNQGFLSHMNTGTPMKPGPLDVYLFSFIDEDAKSIQPGNFERHWGIFNYDGNLKYNLSLGSNNNGLVPASNVGYLNRRWCVLSPSANPEDPQLGPSVSYACANADCTSLGYETSCSNLNAPGNASYAFNSYYQRNNQLDSTCQFPNLSVVTTSDPSVGTCKFKIMIRTTNPVNSGFSSEPGIGLVQVLVFLLALFVVV